The DNA sequence GGCCGGCGTGACCCGGCTGGTGCTGGCCAGCTCGATGGTGGTGTACGGCGAAGGCCGCTACACCTGTGCCGGACACGGCGTCGTCCGGCCGGCACCACGCCGCCCTGACGACCTGGCCGCCGGCCGGTACGACCCCCGCTGCCCGCGGTGCGCCGGTGAACTCCGCTGGACACGGGTGCCGGAGGACGCGCCGCTTGAGCCGCGCAGCACCTACGCGGCGAGCAAGCTCGCCCAGGAGCATCTGGCGGCGGCGTGGGCGCGGCAGACCGGCGGCGGTGGCTGGGCGCTGCGCTACCACAACGTGTACGGCCCCCGGATGCCGCGCGACACCCCGTACGCGGGAGTGGCGTCGCTGTTCCGGTCGGCGTTGGCCGGCGGACGGGCGCCGCAGGTGCTCGAGGACGGCCGGCAGCAGCGGGACTTCGTGCACGTCACCGACGTGGCCTGGGCGAACCTGCTGGCCATGGTCGCCGACCAGCCGGCCGGCATGGTGCCGGTGAACGTCTGCTCGGGTGAACCGCACACGGTCGGTGAGCTGGCCCGGCAGTTGGCCGCGGCGATGGGCGGGCCGGAGCCGGTGATCGTCGGCGGTGCCCGCCCGGCGGACGTACGGCACGTGGTGGCCGACCCGGGCCGGGCGGCGCAACTGCTCGGCTTCACCGCCCGGGTCGGTTTCGCCGACGGAGTGGCCGCCTTCGCCACTGACCCGCTGCGGGAGCCGGCCGCGCTGCCGGTGCCGGCCTGAACCCGG is a window from the Solwaraspora sp. WMMD792 genome containing:
- a CDS encoding NAD-dependent epimerase/dehydratase family protein yields the protein MRILLTGAAGFIGSHIADLLVDEGHEVVALDALLPQAHGDEPPDWVRRHDLVRGDVRDGDLLDRLLPGVDVVCHQAAMVGHGLDPSDAPAYAGHNDYGTAVLLAAMHRAGVTRLVLASSMVVYGEGRYTCAGHGVVRPAPRRPDDLAAGRYDPRCPRCAGELRWTRVPEDAPLEPRSTYAASKLAQEHLAAAWARQTGGGGWALRYHNVYGPRMPRDTPYAGVASLFRSALAGGRAPQVLEDGRQQRDFVHVTDVAWANLLAMVADQPAGMVPVNVCSGEPHTVGELARQLAAAMGGPEPVIVGGARPADVRHVVADPGRAAQLLGFTARVGFADGVAAFATDPLREPAALPVPA